In Neisseriaceae bacterium CLB008, one genomic interval encodes:
- a CDS encoding magnesium transporter CorA family protein, with product MLQIYHPQHGWQSVQTTLPTHGWLKLINPSKEEIHQVAQQCQIATELIQASLDPTARPRIVSKNQAHLVLTHLPLPLAATERAPFAVMPMSIIVKDQLVLTVCQQDSQAFHDVVGQSVATEPARLVAQLLAAGAEYFFNALNKVEKMITTVEQELQKSIKNRQVFKLLNHNKSLIGFANSLASNVQVLNGLCAQSPLPSSSNTHNTLLDVKVATEQAHAIAATHSANLRNLMDAYSAAIENNLSLVVQYLSIYVIIMAVPMGIAGLYGMNTPLPLQDEPYILALLAVIGIVVASLITRAFKARSIL from the coding sequence ATGTTACAAATTTATCATCCCCAACACGGCTGGCAATCGGTTCAAACAACCTTGCCCACCCATGGCTGGCTCAAACTCATCAATCCCAGCAAGGAAGAAATCCATCAAGTCGCACAGCAATGCCAAATTGCGACCGAGCTGATTCAAGCAAGCTTAGACCCAACGGCGAGGCCGCGCATCGTCAGTAAAAACCAAGCCCACCTTGTGCTCACTCATCTACCGCTGCCGCTGGCGGCCACAGAACGCGCGCCCTTTGCCGTGATGCCCATGAGCATCATCGTCAAAGACCAGCTGGTGCTGACTGTGTGCCAACAAGACAGCCAGGCATTCCACGATGTGGTCGGTCAAAGCGTCGCGACAGAGCCCGCCCGCCTCGTCGCCCAGCTGTTGGCTGCCGGTGCCGAGTATTTTTTTAACGCGTTAAACAAAGTTGAAAAAATGATCACCACCGTCGAGCAAGAGCTACAAAAGTCGATTAAAAATCGCCAGGTGTTTAAGCTACTCAATCACAATAAAAGCCTGATTGGGTTCGCCAACTCTTTGGCCAGTAACGTACAGGTGCTGAACGGACTGTGCGCTCAATCACCCCTGCCATCCTCATCGAACACGCACAATACGCTGTTGGATGTGAAGGTCGCGACCGAACAGGCCCACGCCATTGCCGCCACCCACAGCGCCAATCTGCGCAACCTGATGGACGCCTATTCTGCTGCGATTGAGAACAATCTCAGCCTAGTGGTTCAATACCTGTCGATCTACGTGATCATCATGGCTGTGCCCATGGGCATCGCCGGCCTGTATGGCATGAATACCCCCTTGCCGCTACAAGACGAACCGTACATCTTGGCCCTATTGGCCGTTATTGGCATCGTCGTTGCCAGCCTCATCACGCGTGCGTTCAAAGCCCGCAGCATCCTTTAA
- a CDS encoding FUSC family protein: protein MDKLLLLFRTELRALLAVNHSDRKWDMPLIAALASGIPLLVGVYFGRFDYGLIATLGGLVFLYLPPTPVWHKMMIMMAVSFGMILCFTAGLLSQFLIVFSPLVIGVMALLVTFVTRYYSIGPPGSIFLVMVGAMPIYMPIEIEALPTYVGLLTLGCVLSCVLAFLYSMATIHVAKRAPKNTSPLLISGLAVDELIIDALIVGVFTGLSLWLAQSLGMLRPYWVPISCLAILQGMNFQAIWHKQIHRIIGTMLGLVLAWCLLKISFQPWQIAIMMMALTFTIEMVVVRHYTTAAIFFTPLTIFLAEAGSKGTIPVNSLIEARFWDTVLGSVIGCVAGLCLFHQPTRLWLKRLLERFKLA, encoded by the coding sequence ATGGATAAATTATTGTTGCTGTTTCGAACCGAATTAAGGGCCCTTTTAGCGGTGAATCATTCGGATCGCAAGTGGGATATGCCGTTAATTGCGGCCTTGGCTTCTGGTATCCCCTTACTGGTTGGGGTGTATTTTGGGCGCTTTGATTATGGTCTGATCGCCACCTTAGGTGGACTGGTGTTTTTGTATTTACCGCCGACGCCCGTATGGCATAAAATGATGATCATGATGGCGGTTTCATTTGGCATGATTTTATGCTTTACGGCAGGGCTTTTAAGCCAGTTTCTGATCGTATTTTCTCCGCTTGTGATAGGGGTGATGGCGCTATTGGTGACGTTTGTCACGCGCTATTATTCCATTGGGCCGCCGGGCAGTATTTTCTTGGTGATGGTTGGGGCGATGCCCATTTATATGCCGATTGAGATTGAAGCCTTGCCGACCTATGTTGGCTTATTGACTTTGGGCTGTGTGCTGTCGTGCGTGCTGGCTTTTTTATACAGTATGGCGACGATTCATGTGGCCAAACGGGCGCCCAAAAATACCAGTCCTCTGTTAATCAGTGGTTTGGCCGTGGATGAATTGATCATTGATGCTTTGATTGTCGGTGTGTTTACGGGTCTGTCGCTGTGGCTGGCCCAAAGCTTAGGCATGCTGCGGCCTTATTGGGTGCCCATCAGCTGTTTGGCCATCTTGCAGGGCATGAATTTTCAGGCCATTTGGCATAAGCAAATACACCGCATCATTGGCACGATGTTGGGCCTAGTTTTGGCCTGGTGTCTCTTAAAAATTTCGTTTCAGCCTTGGCAGATCGCCATTATGATGATGGCGCTGACCTTTACCATTGAAATGGTGGTGGTGCGCCATTACACCACGGCGGCGATCTTTTTTACCCCTTTAACCATCTTTTTAGCCGAAGCGGGCAGTAAGGGCACGATTCCGGTTAATAGCCTGATCGAGGCACGCTTTTGGGATACGGTATTGGGCAGCGTGATCGGCTGTGTTGCAGGCCTGTGTTTGTTTCATCAGCCGACGCGGCTGTGGTTAAAACGCCTGCTCGAGCGTTTTAAACTGGCCTAG
- a CDS encoding GNAT family N-acetyltransferase, protein MKPLILNRVCLRDFVAADRPYVYAGLSHPEVIKHYGISYDSLEATQAQMQWFQDIVATKSGYWLAIETLETRQFVGAIGVSDRHLVHRSAELGYWLLPDYWGQGLMAEALQGFLDFAFGRLGLHNVHALVEVPNQASRQLLVRAGFTLEGIMRECEWKDDGYISLCRYALLRHEFSSGEEVGSED, encoded by the coding sequence ATGAAGCCTTTAATATTAAATCGCGTATGTCTACGCGACTTTGTTGCCGCTGATCGGCCCTATGTTTATGCTGGCCTGTCTCACCCAGAGGTGATCAAGCATTATGGCATTAGCTACGACAGCCTCGAGGCGACTCAGGCGCAAATGCAGTGGTTTCAGGATATTGTGGCTACCAAGAGCGGTTACTGGCTGGCAATTGAAACGCTGGAAACGCGGCAGTTTGTGGGCGCCATCGGCGTATCTGATCGGCATTTGGTGCATCGTAGTGCTGAGCTAGGCTATTGGCTATTGCCAGACTATTGGGGCCAAGGCCTAATGGCGGAGGCTTTACAAGGGTTTTTAGACTTTGCCTTTGGCCGTTTAGGCTTACACAACGTTCATGCGCTGGTTGAAGTGCCCAATCAGGCATCACGTCAGCTGTTGGTGAGGGCAGGCTTTACGCTAGAAGGCATTATGCGGGAGTGTGAGTGGAAGGACGATGGCTATATTTCTTTGTGCCGTTATGCTCTGCTGCGGCATGAGTTTTCTAGCGGGGAAGAAGTTGGCTCTGAGGATTAG
- a CDS encoding class I SAM-dependent methyltransferase yields the protein MKNHTQVVTSQFGEQANAYLNSSVHAQGTEFAHLQSIVADQPQAHVLDLGCGAGHVSFHVAPLVAQVTAYDLANDMLTVVAQAAQEKGLSNITTRQGLAEQLPFADAQFDYVFSRYSAHHWQDVGQALREIKRVLKPGGQVVFIDVCAPGLPLLDTYLQTVEVLRDPSHVRDYSVAEWARLLGEAGLHVQQQHTQKLTLEFQSWVTRMRTPKVMQDAILALQQAMGKEVRDYFAIQPEGTFNTDVLVIQAQA from the coding sequence ATGAAAAACCATACCCAAGTCGTCACCAGCCAATTTGGTGAACAGGCCAATGCTTATCTAAACAGCAGCGTACACGCCCAAGGCACTGAATTTGCTCACCTACAAAGCATCGTTGCCGATCAACCTCAAGCCCACGTATTGGATCTAGGCTGCGGCGCCGGCCACGTCAGCTTTCACGTGGCGCCACTCGTGGCTCAGGTAACGGCTTATGACTTAGCCAACGACATGCTCACGGTAGTGGCCCAAGCCGCGCAAGAAAAAGGCCTCAGCAACATCACCACGCGTCAAGGCCTGGCCGAACAGCTGCCCTTCGCCGATGCGCAGTTTGACTATGTGTTCAGCCGCTATTCAGCCCACCATTGGCAAGACGTCGGCCAGGCGCTTAGAGAAATCAAGCGGGTCTTAAAACCCGGTGGTCAAGTGGTGTTTATTGACGTGTGCGCCCCTGGTCTACCGCTCCTAGACACTTATTTACAAACAGTTGAAGTGCTGCGTGACCCAAGCCACGTTCGCGATTACTCCGTCGCCGAATGGGCGCGGTTATTGGGCGAGGCTGGTCTACATGTACAGCAGCAACACACGCAAAAACTCACCCTTGAGTTTCAATCTTGGGTGACGCGCATGCGTACCCCGAAAGTCATGCAAGATGCCATCCTAGCTCTGCAGCAAGCCATGGGCAAAGAAGTGCGGGACTACTTTGCCATCCAGCCAGAAGGCACGTTCAATACCGACGTTTTGGTGATTCAGGCTCAGGCTTAG
- a CDS encoding linear amide C-N hydrolase: MCTRTLFVGEHHMVITGRNMDWKEDMSTNLWAFPAGLQRDGGADEHTLKWVSKYGSVVASAYELCCTDGMNEKGLVASLLYLAESDYGEPTLGRPQLVIGAWAQYVLDLFATVAEAVTVLAAEPFQLVAPDLPTGQHTTLHLAISDPSGDSAIFEYIEGRLSIHHGKQYKVMTNSPTYDKQVALNEYWEGIGGLAFLPGTNRAADRFVRASFLLNAIPKTLAPQYLGAIPKQSFDHQAMAEVLSLQRAVSVPLGISTPEEPNISSTIWRTVSDQKNLVYYFDSATSPNTFWVSLGNLDFKPGASVRKLLIQNGEIYAGEAAPHFKEAQAFSFSVPPTASA, from the coding sequence ATGTGTACTCGAACCCTTTTTGTTGGCGAACACCATATGGTGATCACCGGGCGCAATATGGATTGGAAGGAAGATATGTCGACCAATCTTTGGGCTTTTCCGGCGGGCTTACAGCGTGATGGTGGCGCTGATGAGCACACGCTGAAGTGGGTCTCAAAATACGGTAGCGTGGTGGCCTCGGCCTATGAATTATGCTGTACCGATGGCATGAATGAGAAAGGCTTGGTGGCCAGCCTGTTGTATTTGGCTGAGTCAGACTATGGCGAACCCACGCTTGGGCGCCCGCAGCTGGTGATTGGGGCATGGGCGCAATATGTATTGGATTTATTTGCTACCGTGGCGGAAGCGGTGACGGTGTTGGCGGCCGAACCTTTTCAGCTGGTGGCGCCGGATTTGCCCACGGGACAGCATACCACCCTACATTTGGCCATTTCTGACCCCAGCGGTGATTCAGCTATTTTCGAGTATATTGAAGGCCGTTTGAGCATTCATCATGGCAAGCAATATAAGGTGATGACCAATTCGCCAACCTACGACAAGCAGGTGGCCTTAAACGAGTATTGGGAAGGCATTGGCGGCTTGGCTTTTTTACCCGGTACTAACCGTGCTGCTGATCGTTTTGTCCGAGCCTCTTTTTTATTAAATGCGATCCCTAAAACCTTGGCACCTCAGTATCTGGGGGCGATTCCCAAGCAAAGCTTTGATCATCAGGCGATGGCCGAAGTATTGAGCCTACAGCGTGCGGTTAGCGTGCCTTTAGGCATCAGCACGCCGGAAGAGCCCAATATATCTTCTACAATTTGGCGCACGGTCAGCGACCAAAAAAACTTAGTCTATTATTTCGATTCGGCCACCAGCCCGAATACCTTTTGGGTGTCGTTGGGTAACCTAGATTTTAAACCGGGGGCTTCGGTACGGAAGCTACTGATTCAAAATGGTGAGATCTATGCGGGTGAAGCCGCGCCGCATTTTAAAGAAGCCCAAGCATTTTCGTTTTCAGTGCCGCCCACCGCATCAGCCTAG
- a CDS encoding pirin family protein, protein MTTSPQLISVRRAVLGDGLSIDRAIPSRALRNIGAWCFLDHLGPVQVKKGQGGIDVGPHPHIGLQTFTWMIKGHIWHQDSLGFKQLIAPKQVNLMTSGEGIVHTEETPADTGDELLHSVQLWIALPEGHKDMAPAFEHYPELPQFQHDGVDMILLVGELLGHASPVRLHSALLATELYASEAKTVHLPLQPEFEYGVMVLEGQADVGEAHGLDNQTLAYFPAGGEALTLSLAANTRVFVVAGEPLNQSPLLWWNFVADDHETVAQAREDWASGAPRFGEVVGYDGPRMSAPELVGRIKRK, encoded by the coding sequence ATGACTACTAGCCCACAATTAATTTCCGTGCGTCGCGCTGTTTTAGGTGACGGTTTAAGCATTGATCGGGCCATTCCCAGCCGCGCTTTACGTAATATTGGCGCTTGGTGTTTTCTAGATCATTTGGGGCCGGTTCAGGTTAAGAAGGGGCAAGGGGGCATCGACGTGGGGCCACACCCCCATATTGGCCTCCAAACGTTTACTTGGATGATTAAAGGCCATATCTGGCACCAGGACAGTTTAGGCTTTAAACAGCTGATCGCGCCCAAGCAGGTTAACTTGATGACGTCGGGCGAAGGGATTGTGCACACGGAAGAGACGCCAGCCGACACTGGGGATGAGCTACTACACTCGGTGCAGCTGTGGATTGCGTTGCCAGAAGGGCATAAAGACATGGCCCCGGCGTTTGAACACTATCCCGAATTGCCACAGTTTCAGCACGACGGCGTCGACATGATTTTATTGGTGGGTGAACTATTAGGCCATGCCTCTCCGGTACGCCTCCATTCGGCGCTGCTGGCGACCGAGCTGTATGCGAGTGAGGCCAAAACAGTGCATCTGCCGCTACAGCCAGAATTTGAATATGGGGTGATGGTGTTGGAGGGGCAGGCGGATGTGGGTGAGGCTCATGGTTTGGACAACCAAACCTTGGCGTATTTTCCTGCTGGTGGCGAGGCTTTAACCCTGAGTTTGGCGGCCAACACGCGTGTCTTTGTGGTGGCGGGTGAGCCATTAAATCAATCGCCCTTATTGTGGTGGAATTTTGTCGCCGACGATCATGAAACCGTGGCTCAGGCTCGGGAGGATTGGGCCAGTGGGGCGCCTCGATTTGGTGAGGTAGTGGGCTATGATGGCCCCCGCATGAGTGCGCCAGAGCTGGTGGGCCGCATTAAGCGCAAATAA
- the cycA gene encoding D-serine/D-alanine/glycine transporter: MSTEIPQDDLKRGLDNRHVQLIAIGGAIGTGLFMGSGKTISLAGPSIIFVYMIIGFMLFFVMRAMGELLLSNLKYKSFIDFSSDLLGPWAGYFTGWTYWLCWVVTGVADVIAIAGYAHFWWPELNPWIPVLICVVSFLALNLVAVKLFGEMEFWFALIKIVAIVALIVTGLYMVLSDFQSPSGSVASLGHIWNDGNMFPHGAIGFFAGFQIAIFAFVGIELVGTTAAETKNPMKTLPKAINSIPVRIIFFYVLSLIVIMSVTPWDQVAADRSPFVEMFVLIGIPFAASLVNFVVLTSAASSANSGVFSTSRMMYGLAEKKAAPALFAKLSSLHVPANGLIFSCICIAIAYGILSMMPSIMGAFTVVTTISAILFIFVWSIILISYIVYRKQRRELHEQSIYKMPGGVAMCWVVLAFFAAVLYLLTLEKDTMEALAFTPLWFIMLALFYFFVRRNRIIQEKF; this comes from the coding sequence ATGTCTACTGAAATCCCTCAAGACGACCTCAAACGAGGTCTCGACAATCGTCACGTACAGCTCATTGCTATTGGCGGTGCCATTGGTACTGGTCTATTCATGGGCTCAGGCAAAACCATTAGTTTGGCCGGCCCATCTATTATTTTCGTGTACATGATCATCGGCTTCATGCTGTTTTTTGTGATGCGCGCCATGGGTGAGCTGCTGCTGTCTAACCTGAAGTACAAGTCGTTCATCGACTTCTCTTCCGATCTATTAGGTCCTTGGGCCGGCTACTTTACCGGCTGGACCTATTGGCTGTGCTGGGTCGTCACTGGCGTAGCCGACGTGATTGCCATTGCAGGCTATGCCCACTTTTGGTGGCCAGAGCTTAATCCGTGGATACCGGTGTTAATCTGCGTGGTGTCATTCTTGGCCTTAAACCTCGTGGCAGTGAAGCTGTTTGGGGAAATGGAATTCTGGTTTGCCCTCATCAAAATCGTGGCCATTGTGGCCTTGATCGTTACTGGCCTATACATGGTATTAAGCGACTTCCAATCGCCAAGCGGCAGCGTGGCCTCACTAGGCCATATTTGGAATGATGGCAATATGTTCCCACACGGCGCCATTGGCTTCTTTGCTGGTTTCCAAATTGCGATTTTTGCCTTTGTGGGTATTGAGCTTGTGGGCACCACTGCGGCTGAAACCAAAAACCCAATGAAAACCTTACCCAAAGCGATCAATTCGATTCCGGTACGGATTATTTTCTTCTACGTTTTGTCCCTCATTGTGATTATGTCGGTGACGCCTTGGGACCAAGTGGCTGCAGACCGTAGCCCCTTTGTGGAAATGTTTGTGCTGATCGGCATTCCTTTTGCCGCCAGCTTGGTGAACTTTGTGGTGTTAACCTCTGCCGCCTCATCGGCCAACAGCGGCGTGTTTTCAACCAGCCGCATGATGTATGGCCTGGCCGAGAAAAAAGCCGCTCCAGCCCTGTTTGCTAAGCTGTCTAGCCTACATGTGCCAGCCAATGGCTTGATATTCTCATGCATCTGCATCGCCATCGCCTACGGTATTTTGTCGATGATGCCGAGCATCATGGGTGCGTTCACCGTGGTCACCACCATTTCTGCCATTTTGTTTATCTTCGTGTGGTCGATCATTTTGATTTCCTACATTGTGTATCGCAAACAGCGCCGCGAGCTGCATGAACAATCTATTTACAAAATGCCTGGTGGCGTGGCCATGTGCTGGGTGGTATTGGCATTCTTTGCCGCCGTACTGTACCTACTCACCTTAGAAAAAGACACGATGGAAGCACTGGCCTTTACGCCACTGTGGTTCATCATGCTGGCCTTGTTCTATTTCTTTGTTCGCCGCAACCGCATCATTCAAGAAAAATTCTAA
- a CDS encoding DUF2165 family protein — protein MIIRLSKALMVCAIAFFSTLVAFGNITDYDTNFAFVHHVFAMDTIFPDARITYRAIHNDVIQNLGYIGIICLETLTAILCWIGGIKLLKNLKQPAQVFNQQKNVAVAGLSLGFLTWQVAFMSVGGEWFGMWMSQQWNGVPDAFRFFVTILLVLIYLVQRDVDAEEAA, from the coding sequence ATGATCATACGTTTATCTAAGGCGCTGATGGTGTGCGCCATTGCTTTTTTCTCGACCTTAGTGGCCTTTGGCAACATCACTGACTACGACACTAATTTTGCTTTTGTACACCATGTGTTCGCGATGGACACTATTTTTCCAGATGCCCGCATCACCTATCGCGCCATCCATAATGACGTGATTCAAAATCTAGGCTATATCGGCATCATCTGTTTGGAAACCCTGACGGCCATTTTGTGCTGGATTGGGGGCATTAAGCTGCTTAAAAACCTGAAGCAGCCAGCTCAGGTATTTAACCAACAAAAAAACGTGGCCGTGGCCGGTCTAAGTTTGGGCTTCCTAACCTGGCAAGTGGCCTTTATGTCGGTCGGGGGCGAGTGGTTTGGCATGTGGATGTCGCAGCAATGGAACGGCGTACCGGATGCGTTTCGTTTTTTTGTGACTATTTTGCTGGTGTTGATTTATCTGGTTCAGCGTGATGTTGATGCCGAGGAAGCTGCTTGA
- a CDS encoding O-methyltransferase: MYINIHKDEVVMREALRQLLAELAAFGNKNDESTSERCLKMLNITPETGSFLALLVQSTQAKRVLEIGTSNGYSTLWLADSVQRLEGQVITLERSDYKAKMAAANFKASGLRNIQLFTGDAGVFLADEAHEPFDLIFLDAKREDYVAWWPDLRRLLRPQGLLVVDNALSHQTQIQPLADLIEADRGFMSSLVPIGKGELLAVKIAPAEV; the protein is encoded by the coding sequence ATGTATATTAATATACACAAAGACGAGGTGGTGATGAGGGAAGCTTTACGACAGCTGCTGGCGGAACTGGCCGCCTTTGGCAATAAAAATGATGAAAGCACCAGCGAACGTTGTTTAAAAATGTTGAACATCACGCCAGAAACCGGTTCGTTTTTGGCATTGCTGGTACAAAGCACGCAGGCGAAGCGGGTGTTGGAGATCGGCACGTCGAATGGATATTCGACTTTATGGCTAGCGGATTCGGTCCAGCGTTTAGAGGGCCAGGTGATCACGCTGGAGCGCAGTGATTACAAGGCCAAAATGGCGGCCGCAAACTTTAAGGCTTCAGGCTTACGCAATATCCAGCTGTTTACGGGGGATGCGGGTGTTTTTCTAGCCGATGAGGCGCACGAGCCGTTTGACCTGATTTTTTTAGACGCCAAGCGTGAGGATTATGTGGCTTGGTGGCCAGATTTACGGCGGCTGTTGCGTCCACAAGGGTTGCTGGTGGTGGACAATGCGCTGTCTCATCAAACCCAAATCCAGCCATTAGCCGATTTAATTGAGGCCGATCGAGGCTTTATGAGTAGCCTGGTGCCGATCGGTAAAGGTGAGCTGCTGGCGGTGAAAATAGCACCTGCTGAGGTTTAA
- a CDS encoding esterase-like activity of phytase family protein, protein MRPHALTLSVTLATLFALSACASAPKGQILPYQILATLTTTQGPPLTINHGGFGSDAAAHPSIAGQFYALTDRGPNLDTKGEHGAGKIFPTPDFTPSIGLFAIDAQQNIALLKTITLKNRQGQPISGLPNPPGIGGTLEVPYRLDGSVITVDADKPYHPDTNPIRWDPDGLDSEGLAALTDGTFWVSDEYGPHMVHFDANGVEIGRINPFSQDVRAEFNLPAELANRRPNRGMEGLTITPDQQTLVGIMQSALSNPNKAAHRSDLTRIVSVDLKTGQTKQYLYPQALAENSNSGIMALANGQFLVIERDGQFALKQPNTMKHIYQIDLSQATDLNAIQANDVFSHDPQLGLLIQGQTLEQYRLNHDWADFAQLGLIPVQKTLVADLVKSLNYPHDKLEGMWLMDAHTLAVVNDDDFSIWTTDNQPEPKYLDPQRRRVDHNTVYTLPFKPQP, encoded by the coding sequence ATGCGCCCTCACGCCCTGACGCTCAGCGTTACTTTAGCCACTTTATTTGCTTTAAGCGCCTGCGCCAGCGCGCCTAAAGGCCAAATCCTACCCTACCAAATCTTGGCCACCCTCACCACAACCCAAGGCCCACCTTTAACCATTAACCACGGTGGCTTTGGCTCTGACGCCGCTGCCCACCCCAGCATCGCTGGCCAGTTTTACGCCTTAACCGACCGCGGCCCTAATCTAGACACCAAGGGTGAACACGGCGCAGGCAAGATTTTCCCAACCCCCGACTTTACCCCCAGCATTGGCCTTTTTGCCATTGATGCCCAGCAAAACATCGCTTTACTCAAAACCATTACCTTAAAAAATCGCCAAGGCCAGCCCATTAGTGGCTTACCCAACCCACCAGGCATAGGCGGCACCTTAGAAGTTCCCTATCGCCTCGACGGCAGCGTCATCACCGTCGACGCCGATAAACCGTATCACCCCGACACCAATCCCATTCGCTGGGACCCAGATGGCTTGGACAGCGAAGGCTTAGCCGCGCTTACAGACGGCACGTTTTGGGTCAGCGATGAATACGGGCCGCACATGGTGCATTTTGACGCCAATGGCGTTGAAATCGGCCGCATCAATCCGTTTTCACAAGACGTTCGGGCAGAATTTAATCTACCGGCCGAGCTGGCCAACCGTCGCCCTAACCGTGGCATGGAAGGCTTAACCATCACGCCAGACCAACAAACCTTAGTGGGCATCATGCAGTCAGCCCTATCCAACCCCAATAAAGCCGCGCATCGCTCCGACCTCACGCGCATCGTCAGCGTCGACCTTAAAACAGGCCAAACCAAACAGTATTTATATCCACAGGCCTTAGCTGAAAATTCAAATTCCGGCATTATGGCTTTAGCCAACGGCCAGTTTTTAGTGATTGAACGCGACGGCCAGTTTGCGTTAAAGCAGCCGAACACCATGAAGCACATTTATCAGATTGATTTAAGCCAGGCCACTGACCTCAACGCCATTCAGGCTAATGACGTCTTCAGCCACGACCCGCAGCTAGGCCTCCTCATTCAAGGCCAAACCTTAGAGCAATATCGTCTCAACCACGACTGGGCTGACTTTGCTCAGCTAGGCCTGATACCGGTGCAAAAAACCCTGGTGGCTGACTTGGTCAAAAGTTTGAATTATCCACACGATAAGCTAGAAGGTATGTGGCTCATGGACGCCCACACGCTGGCGGTGGTTAACGATGATGACTTTTCAATCTGGACCACAGACAATCAGCCAGAGCCGAAATACCTAGACCCGCAGCGCCGCCGCGTTGACCACAATACGGTGTATACCCTGCCGTTTAAGCCACAGCCCTAA
- a CDS encoding exonuclease SbcCD subunit D, translated as MKLLHTSDWHLGRQFHQASLLADQRHVLQQIVAYIEAYQVSALLVSGDIYDRSVPPADAVALLDEVVSEVCGRLKTPLILISGNHDSAVRLRFGASQLKASGLHILGDLAQVTEPVVIQQGEQTVHVYGVPYHTPEEVRTELGLSVRTFDEAHTALVEAIVTQMRPDVANVCMSHCFVSGAAASDSERPLAIGGADQVAAAPMLPFDYVALGHLHSPQAKGAEHIRYSGSLLKYSFSEVGQKKGVTLITLAQQRVAEITHLPLTPLRDMRIIEGTLAEVKAQGGVDPAADDYVLVRLTDQQALLDAMAQVRAVYPNVLHMERLAFNQERPVNVSQRQLKKGPLALFDDFYQQVQGQPLSEAQAEAMTALVSELTTKNKDLA; from the coding sequence ATGAAACTATTACACACCTCTGACTGGCATTTGGGCCGTCAGTTTCACCAAGCTTCGCTATTGGCAGACCAGCGCCACGTACTCCAACAGATTGTGGCTTATATTGAGGCTTATCAGGTGAGCGCACTCTTGGTCAGCGGTGACATCTACGACCGATCAGTGCCACCGGCAGATGCCGTGGCGCTGTTGGATGAGGTGGTGAGCGAAGTATGCGGTCGCTTAAAAACGCCGCTGATTTTAATCTCAGGAAATCACGACAGTGCCGTGCGGCTGCGCTTTGGCGCCAGCCAGCTAAAAGCCTCTGGCTTACACATTCTGGGCGATTTGGCGCAGGTGACCGAACCAGTAGTGATCCAACAGGGCGAGCAAACGGTTCATGTGTACGGCGTGCCCTACCATACGCCGGAAGAAGTGCGTACAGAACTAGGGCTGTCGGTACGCACCTTTGATGAGGCGCATACGGCCCTAGTCGAGGCGATTGTGACGCAGATGCGGCCGGACGTGGCCAATGTGTGCATGAGTCACTGCTTTGTCAGCGGCGCGGCGGCTTCTGATTCAGAACGGCCTCTGGCCATCGGCGGTGCCGATCAAGTGGCGGCCGCGCCGATGTTGCCGTTTGATTATGTGGCCTTAGGCCATCTACATAGCCCTCAGGCCAAAGGTGCTGAGCACATACGCTATTCGGGCTCCTTATTAAAATACAGCTTTTCTGAGGTGGGTCAGAAAAAGGGCGTGACTTTGATCACGCTGGCCCAGCAACGCGTGGCTGAAATCACTCATTTACCCCTCACGCCCTTGCGTGACATGCGCATCATTGAAGGCACGCTGGCCGAAGTGAAGGCGCAAGGCGGCGTCGACCCCGCGGCGGATGACTATGTTTTGGTGCGCTTAACCGATCAGCAGGCCTTACTTGATGCGATGGCCCAGGTAAGGGCGGTATACCCTAATGTGTTGCATATGGAGCGGCTGGCTTTTAATCAAGAGCGGCCGGTGAATGTGAGCCAGCGGCAATTAAAAAAAGGCCCATTGGCGCTCTTTGATGATTTTTATCAGCAGGTTCAAGGCCAGCCATTGAGTGAGGCTCAGGCTGAGGCCATGACGGCGTTGGTGAGTGAGCTGACCACGAAAAATAAGGATTTGGCATGA